TAGGATTGCTGCACGCAGCATCAGGCTCTTGTAAAACAGTGATTGGTATTTGTCCGCCCCTGAACAAAGTCTTTACAGAGCTTCCAGGTTGTCATACGGGGCATCATCGGCCACCTGAACCTTCATCTATCGCATGGTATCATGCAACAAACAGCAACACCCGGAGGCAGTGATGGAGCTACCGTTTCCCGGCATGGACCCATACCTCGAACAGCCGGCGTTGTGGCCGGATGTGCATACAGCGCTGATTGCAGCAATGCGCGATGCCATCCAGGAGCAGCTTGGGCCAGCCTATATTGCGCTCATCACGCCCTACATTGCGTTGGAGAGTATCGAGATTGCCCCCACCCGACAGGCGTTTGTGCCCGATATTGGCGTGCTACGCGATGACCCTGCCGACACCGGTACCGCTACAGCAACCATCACCCCCGCCCCGCTCACGCTGCCGGTGCAGATGACGGTGCCCACCCGGTATGCCCGGATTGAAATCCGCGCTGTTGTTCAGCAGACCCTGATCACCGCCATTGAGCTGCTCTCACCCGCCAACAAACGCCCCGGCCTTGATGGCGCCGATGCCTACGAAAAGAAGCGGCAGGAACTCTTCGCCAGCAGCGTTCACCTGCTCGAAATTGACCTCTTGCGTGGCGGGGTTCGCCCGCAACTGGCCCGGCCCCTGCCACCAACCGCCTACTGCGTCTTTCTCAGCCGAGCCTATCGCCGGCCACTGGTCGATGTCTGGCCGATTGCCCTCAGCGACCCACTGCCGGTGTTGCCGGTGCCCCTCAGCTACCCTGACCCCGATGTCGCCCTTGACCTCGGCGCGGTCTTGCGTCAGGTCTACCGTCGTGCCCATTACGAACGGCTGATCGATTACCGCGCCGACCCGCCACCGCCACCCCTCGCCCCAGACGAAGCCGTCTGGCTAGATCAGCATCTGCGTGCGATGGGGTTGCGGTAACTGATAACGATAGCGTCGTAATAGTGTTGAAGCTGACAGTATAACTCCGCCGTTTAGGACATTATAATCTCGTGTACGATAATATTGGCCTGGAGAGAGAGCGTACAATATTGAGGTAATCACTCCTTGATACCATCTGAAATACTCAAGCCGGCAGGCATGGTGAAGGTGACACCGTGCGACAGTGTATTTGCAGGACGGAACGGCGAAGGGGTGTTATACCAACTGAGTATTTCTACTCGAAAGAAGAGGTCCTGATAGCGCAGAAAAGCGAGTCGTACCCGGAGGCAGTGATGGAGCTACCGTTTCCCGGCATGGACCCATACCTCGAACAGCCGGCGCTGTGGCCGGATGTGCATGCACGGCTGATTAGCGCGATGTGCGATGCTATCCAGGAGCAGCTTGGGCCAACCTATATTGCGCTCATCACGCCCTACATTGCGTTGGAGAGTATCGAGATTGCCCCCACCCGACAGGCATTTGTGCCCGATATTGGCGTGCTACGCGATGACCCTGCCGACACCGGTACCGCTACAGCAACCATCACCCCCGCCCCGCTCACCCTGCCGGTGCAGATGACGGTGCCCACCCGGTATGCCCGGATTGAAATTCGTGCCGTTGTTCAGCAGACCCTGATCACCGCCATTGAGCTGCTCTCACCCGCCAACAAACGCCCCGGCCTTGATGGCGCCGATGCCTACGAAAAGAAGCGGCAGGAACTCTTCGCCAGCAGCGTTCACCTGCTCGAAATTGACCTCTTGCGCGGCGGCATCCGCCCGCAACTGGCCCGGCCCCTGCCACCAACCGCCTACTGCGTCTTCCTCAGCCGAGCCTATCGCCGGCCACTGGTCGATGTCTGGCCGATTGCTCTCAGCGATCCGCTGCCGGTGTTGCCGGTGCCCCTCAGCTACCCTGACCCCGATGTTGCGCTTGACCTCGGCGCGGTCTTGCGTCAGGTCTACCGTCGTGCCCATTACGAACGGCTGATCGATTACCGCGCCGACCCGCCACCGCCACCTCTCGCCCCAGACGAAGCCGTCTGGCTAGATCAGCATCTGCGTGCGATGGGGTTGCGGTAAGGGTTAAGCGGCAGGTTGGAGTGTCTTATACGCTGCCCGTCCGGTGCAATGTGCGGTGGGTAGGACGGTTTACCTTCAAGCGCGAACGGTATCCACTCAGGTGAGTGATCCAACCTCTTTCCCAACGATGCCCGCGTTCAAGAGGCATCCCTGTGTTGCATTGCTGCCGGGTGTGCCACCTGCCAACTGCTCGATGGTCAGCGCAATGGGCAAGTGTTGGTTCAGTGTGTCCGCATTCAGGGTGCGATGCATCCCCACCTCAACCTCCGCTATGCCTTACCCACATGTCGCGCTGCGTTAGGCCGGGCTGCAAGTGCTCCCCGTGGCGGCTCCACCAAACGTCTACGCGTAGGTAGCGTATTCATGCCTGACCGACTCGATGATCGAAACGAGCACATCCTGCATCCCCATGACCAGGATGGGTAACGATGTACCACGCGCCGGATCGTAAGCACGGCTGGCGCGGCAGCATGGCTGCCGCACTCCAAACCGCGCGTCACGTGCATAACGAGCGGGTACGGCAATCCATCCGGCACGTGCTGGCACAGCTAGAGCTGTGCGCTGCCACCGGGCCAGTCGCCCACAACAGCATCCATATAGGGTAGACATTGTGTTCGATCATCTGCCCTGGCCGTCCGTGAATGCCGCCAGGGGCGGGAGCTTGCTCGTGGCTCCTCCCTCCAGCAATGGTACCGGCACTATGCGCGCCGGAGGCGCACGCTCCCAGCTCCCGGCTGGGGAGCACGCTCGTCATCACTCCCCCGACCCGCTCCCAGTATTCGAGTTATGGGTAATGCATAGGGGTTGAGCCGGAGGCGCGCGCTCCCTGGGAATACCAGTGCCTGGGCACAGTGTTGCAGCGTATAGGCGTAGCGTCAGAGTGGCGTTGGATAGCCTGTCATGGCTTCCGTATAAACCAGATTTGATATGAGAAGCAGAAGCATCAGTTGAACACCCTTCTACCATCTGCTATAATCGGGATCAGGCATGGTAGTAGACGGGTATGCCCTGGATGCACAACGTTTAACCTGTCACAAGGTGAGGAAATACACATGCTTCGTTCATCATGGCGAGCCACGACGCTCCTGGTGGTATTAACACTCTGTATGCTTATATTAGCCACGTGTACCAACCGTGGCGTTTCACTAACAAATCCCTTGTACGTTCAGCAATTGACTACCGCTCCAGCCGATTACGCCGGTCGGGAAGTGACGGTTGATGGAGCCTATGTCTGGCGACCCGGCAATCCTTCGCTGTCGGTACTGGCAGTCGGCGTGAGCACGCTGGACAATGGACTGGATGCTCAACCTATCGGCGAACCCATCTGGCTCGAAGGGTTTCCGGCTGAGGTCACCGAGCACCTTCATCGTCCGGGCGATTCGGTGTATGGCTTCGTGCGCGTGCGTGGTCGATTTGAGGCGAACGGTAACTATGGTCCGGGTGGTGCCTACCGCTATCTGTTGACGGTCAGCAGTGCCGAACCGATTGAGCGGATTCGGCGGGTTGAGCAGCGCCTTACTGATCGACCACTAGGGCCGGATAAGGTGTCGTTCTTCGAGCTGCTCCGCAATCCTGATCAGTATCAGGGTCAGCGGGTAACAACACAGGCATACTACTTCTGGAATTCGGTCATTTACGTGCTGGCGGAAGGTATTTCGACCGAAGAAGACGGTTCCAGTCCGCAACCGGTCGGTGGAGCCATTTGGGTTGAGCAATTTCCACCCGATCAATCAGCGGCTTTGAATGTTGGCCCCAATAACAGCTTTGTCTGGGGGCTGGTTGAAGTAACCGGCACGTTCCAGACCGGCGGTGGTTTCGGGCGCGATGGCGCTTACCAGAGTATCTTCTTCGTCGAATCGGCCCGTCCACTCACACCGTAGCGGTTGGGTAGACGGGATCTTTCATCTGTTGGAACGAAACGTGCATCGGCTGACTACTGTCAATACCGATGCACCATTCACGCAATGGGGCAAGGCGTGTGTACTACTTCATCGAGCCAATGCGTGAAGAAGATATTCCTGCCGTGCAGGAGATCGAGCGGCAAAGCCAGATGGCGCCGTGGTCAGCCCTGACCTATCGCCGCGAGATTCGCAACCGTCAGTCGTGCCGGTATGTCGTAGCTCGCGCCGACACGCAGCTCCCCGATGGTGCCCCCCCTGCAACCGATTACCCTCTCCTGCTACGGCTGTTGCAACGCATTGGCCTGGTTGCCCCCGCAGCTACCAGTACTGCACCAATCGTTGGCTATGGCGGTATCTGGCTGAACGAAACCAGTGGGCACATTACAACGATTGCGGTCGCACCGGCCCATCGCCGGCGTGGAGTTGGAGAGCTGATCCTCAATGCGCTTATCGATGGTGCTTACGAACTGAATGCTCAGTACCTCTCGCTTGAGGTGCGGGTCAGTAACCTGACGGCCCAGCGCCTCTACCTCAAATACGGCTTTCGTCCGGTAGGTCAACGGGCAAACTACTATGTTGACAATCACGAAGACGCTCTGGTGATGTGGACAGACCCCATCACAACGACGAGTTATAAGGAGCGTCTCCGTGAGCTACGCCGGCAATTGCACGAACGGCTGCGTCAACAGGTCGATCAGGTGGTGGTTGGGAGTCCAAGTAACGGCCCAACTGTCGGGTAGAGTGGACTCTGGCGCAGATCGGCAGCCCGAAAGCGACCCTGGAAGATGGCATCAGCCAGTTCACGGTGCAGATGAGCCAGTCGTTCCCGCCCCTGCAATCGATCACGAAACGCTGCATGCCGCAGCAGCAACGCCGCTTCGTTACGGGGCGAGAGCTTGCCGGCGTAGAGCTGGTGCGGTGCGCGCGGTGCCAGCCCTAGCTCATCGCACCGTTGCAACAACTCGCGATCACGATCATGACGATAGATCGGATTGACGGTGGCCTGATCGCGATAGACATCACGATAGTAGCGTGGTGGGTACGAGCCTAACTGACTGAGCAGCACGTTGATCCGATGACGATGCCGTTCATTTGGGATATGGAGGTAGTCCCACACCACAAAATCAACCCCAACCTCAGCACAGGCGTGCAGTACCCGTCGCAGATTGAGGTTGCTGTCGTTCACATAGGGCATCACCGGCAACAAGGCCACGCCAACCGGAATACCCGCCCGTTTCAGCTCGGCAAGCATCTCCAGGCGGAGTTGCGGTGATGGCGCCCGTCCTTCCAGGCGGGTTGCCAGATGCTGATCCAGGGTCAACAACGTCGTTACCACCACCGCCAGACTACGCTCGTTCATCTTTTGTAATAGCGAGCGATCTTCCAGCACGAGTGGACTCTTGGTCATAATCAGACATGGCTGACCGTGTTCGGCAAAAAGCTGCAAGACCTGGCGGGTAATCCGGTAGGTCTGCTCAGCCGGTTGATAGGGGTCGCTCAAGGCGCTGATCGCAATCAGATCACCGCGATCAATCTTCGGCAAGGCCGCTGCCAGGCGTTGCGGCAG
The Armatimonadota bacterium DNA segment above includes these coding regions:
- a CDS encoding ribosomal-protein-alanine acetyltransferase, with protein sequence MHHSRNGARRVYYFIEPMREEDIPAVQEIERQSQMAPWSALTYRREIRNRQSCRYVVARADTQLPDGAPPATDYPLLLRLLQRIGLVAPAATSTAPIVGYGGIWLNETSGHITTIAVAPAHRRRGVGELILNALIDGAYELNAQYLSLEVRVSNLTAQRLYLKYGFRPVGQRANYYVDNHEDALVMWTDPITTTSYKERLRELRRQLHERLRQQVDQVVVGSPSNGPTVG
- a CDS encoding radical SAM protein, whose amino-acid sequence is MAYYQRELAPNVPPLSARRPLINEYFLSAYTMSIYTGCELGCPYCDSWVYNERPLNETIAIPVDLPQRLAAALPKIDRGDLIAISALSDPYQPAEQTYRITRQVLQLFAEHGQPCLIMTKSPLVLEDRSLLQKMNERSLAVVVTTLLTLDQHLATRLEGRAPSPQLRLEMLAELKRAGIPVGVALLPVMPYVNDSNLNLRRVLHACAEVGVDFVVWDYLHIPNERHRHRINVLLSQLGSYPPRYYRDVYRDQATVNPIYRHDRDRELLQRCDELGLAPRAPHQLYAGKLSPRNEAALLLRHAAFRDRLQGRERLAHLHRELADAIFQGRFRAADLRQSPLYPTVGPLLGLPTTT